In a single window of the Flavobacterium sp. W4I14 genome:
- a CDS encoding hypothetical protein (product_source=Hypo-rule applied; cath_funfam=3.40.50.410; superfamily=103481,53300; transmembrane_helix_parts=Outside_1_4,TMhelix_5_27,Inside_28_39,TMhelix_40_62,Outside_63_667,TMhelix_668_687,Inside_688_694), with the protein MNSFFSGTSILFFLGCLALGVLYAWLLYRGNKNLDKKLQYGLTALRIIVVTTIAWLIFAPLIKTLNYTLDKPVIIIGQDNSLSVGQVKAAGFDQKLYENNLKALQNKLSDKYEVKTLHFGDQVEDGFDFKNQGKLTDASAFFQKVRDEYTNRNVGAIILATDGIFNHGGNPLYSVNQINAPVYTIALGDSIPKRDVLISNVNYNNIVYLDDDFTIEVQVQAFQSDGESTSLTVSQNGAKVEQQIISINGGSFVKTIHVKIHAGKIGVQKYTVQLGALKNEITTRNNIQTFYVEVIDGRQKVLLAAVAPHPDLGVLKEAISLNKHYEAKLVLADDLNTTDPSKFDLIVLYQLPDLQNISSAFLKKLIGLKKPIWYILGAQSNINAFNQMQNQVNLGSANGSIQEVYADFANGFTSFNLTEDDKKQFSSFDPLLSPFGRLTVNAGAIPVFNQRIGKVSTQQPLLFFANENGLKAGYLMGEGLWRWKLSEAENESNQSVLNDLISKTVQYLSVKDDKRRFKVFTSKSAYDENETIQFNGTLYNDSYQPVNEPEVNLQVKNEAGKVFNYIFSKTENSYQLDAGTMPAGNYSYLANTELGGKKFTATGSFYVNALIAEFQQTTANHQLLNTISKQSNGKLFMPENLLKIADEIAKNENIKTISYEDRKYDELISMKWLFGLILILLGVEWFLRKRNGEL; encoded by the coding sequence ATGAACAGTTTTTTTTCGGGTACATCTATTTTGTTTTTTCTGGGTTGCTTGGCGTTAGGCGTGCTGTATGCCTGGTTGCTGTATCGCGGCAACAAAAATTTGGATAAAAAACTTCAGTATGGCTTAACTGCCCTGCGGATTATCGTAGTAACTACCATTGCGTGGTTAATATTTGCACCGCTCATTAAAACATTAAATTATACTTTAGATAAACCGGTGATCATTATCGGACAGGATAATTCTCTTTCTGTAGGTCAGGTTAAGGCAGCTGGTTTCGACCAAAAATTATACGAAAATAACCTTAAAGCTTTACAGAATAAACTATCAGACAAGTACGAGGTAAAAACACTTCACTTTGGCGATCAGGTTGAAGATGGTTTCGATTTTAAAAATCAGGGTAAATTAACAGATGCCTCGGCTTTTTTTCAGAAAGTTAGAGATGAATATACCAACAGAAATGTTGGCGCCATTATTTTAGCCACCGATGGTATTTTTAATCACGGTGGAAATCCGCTGTACAGCGTAAATCAGATTAATGCCCCGGTTTATACCATTGCTCTTGGCGATAGTATTCCAAAGCGTGATGTCTTAATTTCGAATGTAAATTACAATAACATTGTATACCTGGATGACGATTTTACGATCGAAGTTCAGGTTCAGGCTTTTCAAAGTGATGGCGAAAGTACTTCTTTAACGGTTAGCCAAAATGGTGCAAAAGTAGAACAGCAAATTATATCGATTAATGGAGGTTCCTTTGTTAAAACGATCCATGTTAAGATCCATGCGGGTAAAATTGGTGTTCAGAAATATACCGTTCAGCTCGGGGCACTGAAAAATGAAATTACTACACGGAATAATATTCAAACTTTTTATGTCGAAGTTATTGATGGCAGGCAGAAAGTGTTACTTGCTGCGGTGGCACCACATCCTGATTTGGGCGTGCTAAAAGAAGCTATTTCACTGAATAAACACTACGAAGCTAAACTTGTACTTGCTGATGATTTAAATACAACAGATCCGTCTAAATTCGATCTAATCGTATTGTATCAGTTGCCTGATTTGCAGAATATTTCATCAGCTTTTTTAAAGAAATTAATTGGACTAAAGAAGCCAATCTGGTATATTTTGGGTGCACAGAGCAATATAAATGCTTTTAATCAAATGCAAAATCAGGTCAACTTAGGTTCTGCAAATGGTTCTATTCAAGAAGTGTATGCCGATTTTGCCAATGGATTTACAAGCTTCAATCTTACGGAAGATGACAAAAAGCAGTTTTCATCTTTCGATCCTTTGTTAAGTCCGTTCGGAAGGTTAACCGTAAATGCAGGCGCAATACCCGTTTTTAATCAGCGTATTGGCAAAGTAAGCACACAGCAGCCATTATTGTTCTTTGCCAATGAAAATGGCTTAAAGGCAGGATATTTGATGGGCGAGGGGCTTTGGAGATGGAAACTTTCGGAAGCTGAAAATGAAAGCAATCAATCTGTTTTAAACGATCTGATTTCAAAAACGGTTCAATACCTATCTGTTAAAGATGATAAGCGGAGGTTTAAGGTGTTTACTTCAAAGTCGGCTTACGATGAAAATGAAACCATCCAGTTTAACGGCACCCTTTATAACGATAGCTATCAGCCTGTAAATGAGCCGGAAGTTAATCTTCAGGTTAAAAACGAAGCGGGCAAAGTGTTTAATTATATTTTTTCTAAAACCGAAAATTCTTATCAGCTAGATGCGGGGACCATGCCTGCAGGTAATTATTCTTATCTCGCCAATACCGAACTGGGCGGAAAGAAATTCACCGCTACAGGTAGTTTCTATGTAAATGCGTTGATTGCAGAATTTCAACAGACAACAGCTAATCACCAGCTTTTAAATACCATATCAAAACAAAGTAATGGTAAACTGTTTATGCCCGAAAACCTGCTTAAAATAGCTGATGAGATTGCCAAAAACGAAAATATTAAAACCATCAGCTACGAAGACCGTAAATATGATGAATTGATTAGCATGAAATGGCTGTTTGGCTTAATTTTGATTTTGCTGGGAGTAGAGTGGTTTTTAAGAAAAAGAAATGGGGAACTCTAA
- a CDS encoding murein L,D-transpeptidase YafK (product_source=COG3034; cath_funfam=2.40.440.10; cleavage_site_network=SignalP-noTM; cog=COG3034; pfam=PF03734; superfamily=141523) — MKLICLTFLLSLSLMVNAQNNFKATQIKFERVEKAYNEKWETLRKFVLAGGYGDRFSMVINAYKTEGKLEIWLKNNSAKTYSLFRTYDFCAHSGTIGPKVIEGDGQTPEGFYYINVFNPMSNFHLSLGVNYPNATDYARTGKDRKPGSDIYIHGNCVTVGCIPLTDE; from the coding sequence ATGAAATTAATCTGTTTAACGTTTTTACTGTCTCTAAGTCTTATGGTAAATGCCCAAAATAATTTTAAAGCCACTCAAATTAAATTCGAAAGAGTAGAAAAGGCCTACAATGAAAAATGGGAAACATTGAGAAAATTTGTTCTGGCAGGTGGTTATGGCGATCGGTTCTCTATGGTAATCAATGCCTATAAAACAGAAGGAAAACTAGAGATCTGGTTAAAAAATAATTCGGCAAAAACATATTCGTTGTTTAGAACATATGATTTCTGTGCACATTCTGGCACTATTGGCCCGAAAGTAATTGAAGGTGATGGACAAACACCTGAAGGTTTTTATTATATTAATGTTTTTAACCCGATGAGTAATTTCCATCTATCGTTGGGCGTGAATTATCCAAACGCTACAGATTATGCCCGAACTGGAAAGGACAGAAAACCCGGAAGCGACATTTACATCCATGGCAATTGCGTAACCGTTGGCTGCATTCCATTAACCGACGAATAA
- a CDS encoding putative membrane protein YeiH (product_source=COG2860; cog=COG2860; pfam=PF03458; superfamily=47954; transmembrane_helix_parts=Outside_1_3,TMhelix_4_21,Inside_22_27,TMhelix_28_50,Outside_51_62,TMhelix_63_80,Inside_81_86,TMhelix_87_109,Outside_110_112,TMhelix_113_135,Inside_136_146,TMhelix_147_166,Outside_167_170,TMhelix_171_188,Inside_189_204) codes for MLHLLYIIAITAEAMTAALSAGRRDMDWVGVCIIAWVTALGGGTVRNVLFGHYPMSWVEHPEYLVITAVAALLAAFIASIMTKLKKLFLYLDALGLVVFTIIGCQVAQEIHLPYLIVLFSGMITGCAGGVLRDVLCNEVPFLFRKEIYASAAIVTGAVYIGIEHFHGSEMLATITAAIIGLALRLLSIRFEWHMPKFVYRDEWH; via the coding sequence ATGCTTCACCTCCTCTACATTATTGCCATAACCGCTGAAGCCATGACCGCTGCACTTTCTGCAGGCAGACGTGATATGGATTGGGTTGGCGTTTGTATTATTGCCTGGGTAACGGCATTAGGTGGTGGAACGGTTAGAAATGTATTATTTGGCCATTATCCCATGAGCTGGGTAGAACATCCAGAATATTTGGTAATTACCGCAGTAGCAGCCTTACTTGCAGCTTTTATTGCCTCGATTATGACTAAACTCAAAAAGCTTTTTCTTTACCTGGATGCTTTAGGCTTGGTGGTTTTCACGATTATTGGTTGTCAGGTCGCACAGGAAATCCATCTCCCCTATTTAATTGTACTTTTTAGCGGAATGATTACTGGTTGTGCTGGTGGGGTGCTTCGTGATGTACTCTGCAATGAAGTTCCATTTCTTTTTAGAAAAGAAATTTATGCCAGCGCAGCGATAGTTACCGGCGCGGTTTATATCGGTATAGAGCATTTTCATGGAAGTGAGATGCTGGCTACCATTACAGCTGCTATTATCGGATTAGCCCTAAGATTACTTTCCATCCGCTTCGAATGGCACATGCCTAAGTTCGTTTACAGGGATGAATGGCACTAG
- a CDS encoding enolase (product_source=KO:K01689; cath_funfam=3.20.20.120,3.30.390.10; cog=COG0148; ko=KO:K01689; pfam=PF00113,PF03952; smart=SM01192,SM01193; superfamily=51604,54826; tigrfam=TIGR01060), whose amino-acid sequence MSIIVNVHARQILDSRGNPTVEVEVVTEAGAFGRAAVPSGASTGQYEAVELRDGDKSTYLGKGVLKAVENVNTKIADALRGIDVFEQNTIDKIMLDLDGTENKGNLGANAILGVSLAAAKAAADEIGQPLYRYIGGVNANTLPIPMMNIINGGSHSDAPIAFQEFMIMPVGAPSFSEALRWGTEVFHSLKKILHDRGLSTAVGDEGGFAPTFDGTEDAIETVLKAIETAGYKPGSQICLALDCASSEFYKDGKYDYTKFEGATGVIRSSEEQAQYLADLSAKYPIISIEDGMDENDWTGWKSLTDKIGDHVQLVGDDLFVTNVTRLQRGIDEATANSILVKVNQIGSLTETINAVTLAQNNGYTSVMSHRSGETEDVTIADLAVALNCGQIKTGSASRSDRIAKYNQLLRIEEELGENARFIGSKFKYAKK is encoded by the coding sequence ATGAGCATAATCGTTAATGTCCATGCCAGACAAATTCTCGATTCGAGAGGCAATCCAACAGTAGAAGTAGAAGTTGTAACAGAAGCAGGTGCTTTTGGCCGTGCAGCTGTACCAAGCGGTGCATCTACTGGACAATATGAGGCTGTTGAATTACGTGATGGAGATAAATCTACATATTTAGGTAAAGGTGTTTTGAAAGCTGTAGAAAATGTAAATACTAAAATTGCTGATGCATTAAGAGGTATTGATGTTTTTGAGCAAAATACAATTGATAAAATCATGTTAGACCTGGATGGTACCGAAAACAAAGGTAACTTAGGTGCTAATGCTATTTTAGGTGTTTCTTTGGCTGCTGCTAAAGCTGCCGCTGATGAAATCGGTCAACCATTATACCGTTATATTGGTGGTGTTAACGCAAACACTTTACCAATTCCGATGATGAACATCATCAACGGTGGTTCACACTCTGATGCGCCTATCGCTTTCCAGGAATTTATGATTATGCCAGTTGGCGCACCTTCTTTCTCTGAGGCTTTACGTTGGGGAACTGAAGTTTTCCATAGCTTGAAAAAAATTCTTCACGATAGAGGTTTATCTACTGCAGTAGGTGATGAAGGTGGTTTTGCTCCAACTTTTGACGGTACTGAAGATGCAATTGAAACGGTATTAAAAGCAATTGAAACTGCTGGTTACAAACCAGGTTCTCAAATCTGTTTAGCTTTAGACTGTGCATCATCTGAGTTTTACAAAGATGGTAAATACGACTATACTAAATTTGAAGGCGCTACTGGAGTAATTCGTTCTAGCGAAGAGCAGGCACAATATTTAGCTGATCTTTCTGCAAAATATCCAATTATCTCTATTGAAGATGGTATGGATGAAAACGACTGGACTGGCTGGAAAAGCTTAACCGATAAAATTGGTGATCATGTTCAATTGGTTGGTGATGATTTATTTGTAACTAACGTTACCCGTTTACAACGTGGTATTGATGAAGCTACTGCTAACTCGATCCTGGTAAAAGTGAACCAGATCGGTTCTTTAACTGAAACCATCAATGCGGTAACTTTAGCACAAAACAATGGCTATACTTCGGTAATGAGTCACCGTTCTGGCGAAACTGAAGATGTTACGATTGCTGATTTAGCTGTTGCCTTAAACTGCGGACAGATTAAAACTGGTTCTGCATCACGTTCAGACAGGATTGCAAAATACAATCAATTATTACGTATTGAAGAAGAATTGGGTGAAAACGCTCGTTTCATCGGTTCAAAATTCAAATACGCTAAGAAATAA
- a CDS encoding hypothetical protein (product_source=Hypo-rule applied): protein MDPDVKSGVMESGTRPNLSTAATAFQINKNILILNRLLT from the coding sequence ATGGATCCTGACGTAAAGTCGGGCGTAATGGAAAGCGGGACCAGACCCAACCTAAGCACCGCTGCCACTGCTTTTCAAATTAATAAAAATATTCTTATCCTCAATAGGCTACTAACTTAA
- a CDS encoding hypothetical protein (product_source=Hypo-rule applied; transmembrane_helix_parts=Inside_1_20,TMhelix_21_43,Outside_44_52,TMhelix_53_75,Inside_76_110,TMhelix_111_133,Outside_134_136,TMhelix_137_159,Inside_160_203,TMhelix_204_223,Outside_224_232,TMhelix_233_250,Inside_251_272,TMhelix_273_295,Outside_296_298,TMhelix_299_321,Inside_322_327,TMhelix_328_362,Outside_363_375) translates to MSLLINTALKKIFVDGFYRTHAAMLVFIFVMLISYCFFINTLGTVRPDQIDFWQFFFTISLVSNPLMMTFYLIGSSLYAYKSLKYVLSQLVLPQQEFLYYSFTSSTKKQQFMAWCVVQTCIFIPVLCYTLYAISMGIVFGYYLISIGILFFQLLLVLACAYIYLKESNSLIEVNKPNWLLKVSRKWSKPVFLLYSFQVFNQSKLAYMLTKLLSWVLISSVLVVFADLKDDSRLLMLVISCVAVAHLVLIYQEKVFNNRYLSFLPNFPFTKKKVFFSFCLNYLILLLPEICWIFTNFGILTSFGLTAFAFSAILLFRSLLLLNAIQIKGFLIWVFCLFFLFYVFIMFGFGLILIPLNVIVAWTVFNRNYLNNSILC, encoded by the coding sequence ATGTCGTTGCTTATAAATACCGCCTTAAAGAAAATATTTGTTGATGGTTTTTACCGTACCCATGCAGCTATGTTGGTATTCATCTTTGTGATGTTGATCAGTTACTGTTTCTTTATTAATACTTTGGGCACTGTTCGGCCAGACCAGATTGATTTCTGGCAGTTTTTCTTTACCATTAGTTTGGTGAGTAATCCACTAATGATGACTTTCTATCTTATAGGTAGCTCATTATATGCTTACAAAAGCTTAAAATACGTCTTAAGTCAACTTGTTTTGCCCCAGCAAGAGTTTCTGTATTATAGTTTCACCTCATCAACCAAAAAACAGCAGTTTATGGCCTGGTGTGTAGTGCAGACCTGCATATTTATCCCTGTATTGTGTTATACGTTATACGCCATAAGCATGGGAATTGTATTTGGCTATTATCTTATTTCTATCGGGATTTTATTTTTTCAATTGCTTTTGGTTTTAGCATGCGCTTATATATACCTTAAAGAAAGTAACAGTTTAATAGAGGTTAACAAGCCAAATTGGTTACTCAAGGTTAGCAGGAAATGGAGCAAACCTGTTTTTTTGTTATATAGTTTTCAGGTTTTCAATCAATCGAAATTGGCTTATATGCTCACCAAACTGCTTTCGTGGGTGCTGATTTCGAGTGTGTTGGTGGTTTTTGCTGATCTTAAAGATGATTCAAGATTATTGATGCTCGTTATCTCGTGTGTTGCTGTGGCGCATTTGGTGCTTATTTATCAGGAGAAGGTTTTTAATAATAGATACTTGTCTTTCTTGCCAAATTTTCCTTTTACTAAAAAGAAAGTATTTTTTAGTTTTTGTTTAAACTATCTCATTTTATTACTACCCGAAATCTGTTGGATATTTACCAACTTCGGTATTTTAACATCGTTTGGGTTAACCGCATTTGCCTTTTCTGCGATCCTGTTATTTAGAAGCCTGCTGTTGTTAAATGCGATACAGATTAAAGGATTTTTGATATGGGTTTTTTGCCTGTTTTTCCTTTTTTATGTATTTATTATGTTTGGCTTCGGGTTAATCCTTATTCCATTGAATGTTATTGTCGCCTGGACAGTGTTCAATCGAAATTATTTAAATAATAGTATTTTGTGTTGA
- a CDS encoding cell division protein FtsB (product_source=COG2919; cath_funfam=3.30.500.10; cog=COG2919; pfam=PF04977; superfamily=57997; transmembrane_helix_parts=Inside_1_6,TMhelix_7_26,Outside_27_99), whose translation MKRLIDLFRNKYFLATVAFAMWMLFFDKNDMMSQYEYRSQANKLQEEKEYFEKETAQVKKDLNELNTNLNTAEKFAREKYFMKKDNEDVFVIIQEEKKD comes from the coding sequence ATGAAACGTTTAATAGATCTTTTCCGAAATAAATATTTCCTTGCTACTGTCGCTTTTGCGATGTGGATGCTATTTTTCGACAAAAACGATATGATGTCGCAATACGAGTACCGCAGTCAGGCCAATAAACTGCAGGAAGAAAAAGAATATTTCGAGAAAGAAACCGCTCAGGTTAAAAAAGATTTAAACGAACTGAATACCAATCTGAATACGGCTGAAAAATTTGCCCGCGAAAAATACTTCATGAAAAAAGACAATGAAGATGTTTTCGTGATTATTCAGGAAGAGAAAAAGGATTAG
- a CDS encoding ABC-2 type transport system ATP-binding protein (product_source=KO:K01990; cath_funfam=3.40.50.300; cog=COG1131; ko=KO:K01990; pfam=PF00005; smart=SM00382; superfamily=52540), whose amino-acid sequence MLHFNQFEKSYFNHLVLKIENIKIPEGIFWIKGSNGSGKSTLLKAIAGILSFEGDIAINTIYLKDHGVSFRKLVNFAEAEPLYPEFLTGFEMVDLFAKAKGAVSDQEKTLIAEMGMEPYIHSPLGSYSSGMLKKLSLVLAFLGQPKLILLDEPLNTIDIESLEILYRWINEKYQNEKISFLLSSHQPLEELKLPGLKKINIQDKKLILNF is encoded by the coding sequence ATGTTACACTTCAATCAATTTGAAAAATCTTATTTCAATCATCTTGTTTTAAAGATAGAAAATATTAAAATTCCCGAAGGCATTTTCTGGATAAAAGGAAGTAACGGCTCAGGGAAAAGTACCCTGCTGAAAGCAATTGCAGGAATATTGTCTTTCGAAGGCGATATAGCAATTAATACTATTTATTTAAAAGATCATGGTGTTTCCTTTAGAAAGCTTGTAAATTTTGCCGAGGCCGAGCCACTGTACCCCGAATTTTTAACCGGATTTGAAATGGTTGATCTTTTCGCTAAAGCCAAGGGGGCTGTTTCTGATCAAGAAAAGACCTTAATTGCTGAAATGGGTATGGAGCCTTACATTCATAGTCCGTTGGGTTCATATTCTAGTGGCATGTTAAAAAAGTTGTCGCTGGTTTTGGCTTTTTTAGGGCAACCTAAATTGATCTTATTAGACGAGCCTTTAAATACGATTGATATAGAATCTTTGGAAATATTATACCGCTGGATTAATGAAAAGTACCAAAATGAAAAAATCAGTTTTTTACTGTCCTCACATCAGCCATTAGAAGAATTAAAACTGCCTGGACTTAAAAAGATCAATATTCAAGATAAAAAACTAATACTGAATTTTTAA
- a CDS encoding ribosomal-protein-alanine N-acetyltransferase (product_source=KO:K03790; cath_funfam=3.40.630.30; cog=COG1670; ko=KO:K03790; pfam=PF13302; superfamily=55729) codes for MQLILRPYQPSDVESLVKHANNFNISKYLTNKFPFPYEKKDGEAFIQLALSHDPLQIKAIVLNDEVIGSIGVHQLADIYSKSAEIGYWIAEDFWGKGIVPLAIKEMLKYGFDNFDIERIFARTTHTNLASQQVLKKSGFIFEASLKDTIFKNGEYFDELIFGFRKHQLSKEQH; via the coding sequence ATGCAATTAATTTTACGCCCTTACCAACCAAGTGATGTTGAAAGTTTAGTTAAACATGCCAACAATTTCAATATTTCGAAATATTTAACCAATAAATTCCCTTTTCCTTACGAGAAAAAAGATGGCGAAGCTTTTATTCAACTCGCACTGAGTCATGATCCCTTACAAATCAAGGCGATTGTGTTAAACGATGAAGTAATTGGATCGATTGGTGTGCATCAACTGGCCGATATTTACAGCAAAAGTGCAGAGATAGGCTATTGGATTGCTGAGGATTTTTGGGGCAAAGGCATTGTTCCACTTGCCATAAAAGAAATGCTTAAATATGGTTTCGACAACTTCGATATTGAAAGAATTTTTGCACGGACGACACATACGAACCTGGCCTCGCAGCAGGTTTTAAAGAAATCGGGCTTTATTTTCGAGGCCTCGCTAAAAGATACTATTTTTAAAAATGGCGAATATTTTGATGAATTGATTTTTGGATTTAGGAAACACCAGCTGAGCAAAGAACAGCATTAA
- a CDS encoding hypothetical protein (product_source=Hypo-rule applied; cleavage_site_network=SignalP-noTM; pfam=PF11138; superfamily=48452) has translation MRKFVQTKNNKAMKLSIKSVVLFVTLLGAADFANAQGAKFPQPSSGQTIIQDFGLGKITLTYSRPNVKGRKIFGGMEPMGVVWRNGANAATRIKFTDAVKIEGKDLPAGEYGLFSIPGKNEWTVIFSKTPDQWGAYEYKESDDVLRVKVKTTALKDKVETLSMQFSAVSETSAQLNMTWENSAYTINITTSIDEKVMANIAEAMKGEKKPYFNSALYYYQNGKDLKTALEWMTEAEKSDPKAPWFKLWKGRIQLKMGDKAGASATAQQGIDAAKAQKIDEYVRLNSELLAEAKK, from the coding sequence TTGCGTAAATTCGTGCAAACCAAAAACAACAAAGCAATGAAATTATCGATCAAATCAGTAGTGCTGTTTGTTACACTTTTAGGTGCAGCAGATTTCGCAAATGCCCAGGGAGCCAAGTTTCCTCAACCAAGTAGCGGACAAACCATTATCCAGGATTTTGGATTAGGCAAAATAACGTTAACCTACTCTCGCCCGAATGTTAAAGGCCGCAAAATTTTTGGCGGTATGGAGCCAATGGGCGTAGTTTGGCGTAACGGGGCAAATGCGGCCACACGCATTAAATTTACCGATGCCGTTAAAATTGAAGGCAAAGATCTGCCTGCTGGCGAATATGGCCTGTTCAGCATCCCAGGCAAAAATGAGTGGACGGTTATTTTTAGCAAAACGCCCGATCAATGGGGTGCTTACGAATATAAGGAAAGTGATGATGTGCTTCGTGTAAAAGTAAAAACAACGGCTTTAAAAGATAAAGTAGAAACCCTTAGCATGCAGTTTTCAGCTGTTAGCGAAACTTCGGCACAGTTAAATATGACGTGGGAGAATAGTGCTTATACTATCAATATCACAACTTCTATTGATGAGAAAGTAATGGCAAATATTGCAGAAGCGATGAAGGGCGAAAAAAAACCTTACTTTAATTCGGCATTGTATTATTATCAAAATGGAAAAGATTTAAAAACAGCTTTAGAATGGATGACGGAAGCAGAAAAATCAGATCCTAAAGCACCATGGTTTAAACTGTGGAAAGGCCGTATCCAATTAAAAATGGGCGATAAAGCGGGAGCATCAGCTACTGCACAACAAGGCATAGATGCTGCAAAGGCACAAAAGATTGATGAATATGTACGCCTCAATTCTGAACTTTTGGCCGAAGCTAAAAAATAA
- a CDS encoding 3-oxoacyl-[acyl-carrier protein] reductase (product_source=KO:K00059; cath_funfam=3.40.50.720; cog=COG1028; ko=KO:K00059; pfam=PF13561; superfamily=51735; tigrfam=TIGR01830) produces MKLLEGKTALITGASKGIGRKIAEKFAEQGANVAFTYLSSVEKGEALEQELQSFGTKIKGYRSDASKFAEAEQLINDIVAEFGTIDIVVNNAGITKDGLLMRMSEENWDDVININLKSIFNVTKAASKVMMKARKGVFINMGSIVGTTGNAGQANYAASKAGIIGFTKSIAKELGSRNIRANVVAPGFIRTEMTDILDPKVVEGWEKDIPLKRAGETEDIANVCVFLASDMSAYVTGQTLSVCGGML; encoded by the coding sequence ATGAAATTATTAGAAGGAAAAACAGCATTAATTACAGGCGCATCTAAAGGAATCGGTCGTAAAATAGCTGAAAAATTTGCCGAGCAGGGCGCTAATGTAGCTTTTACATATTTATCATCAGTAGAAAAAGGTGAAGCTTTAGAGCAAGAATTACAAAGCTTTGGAACAAAGATTAAAGGTTATCGTTCTGATGCTTCTAAATTTGCCGAAGCTGAGCAATTGATCAATGATATCGTAGCCGAATTTGGTACCATTGATATCGTGGTAAACAATGCCGGTATTACCAAAGATGGTTTATTGATGCGTATGAGCGAAGAAAACTGGGATGATGTGATCAATATTAACCTAAAATCGATTTTCAACGTAACCAAAGCAGCTTCTAAAGTAATGATGAAAGCCCGTAAAGGTGTTTTTATCAATATGGGGTCTATTGTGGGCACTACAGGTAATGCCGGACAAGCAAATTATGCTGCATCTAAAGCTGGTATCATCGGTTTTACCAAATCAATCGCTAAAGAATTAGGTTCGAGAAATATCCGTGCCAACGTAGTTGCGCCAGGATTTATCCGTACCGAAATGACAGATATTCTTGATCCGAAAGTTGTTGAAGGATGGGAAAAAGATATTCCCTTAAAACGTGCCGGAGAAACTGAAGATATTGCCAATGTTTGCGTGTTCTTAGCCTCAGATATGAGTGCTTACGTAACTGGCCAAACTTTATCTGTTTGCGGCGGGATGCTGTAG
- a CDS encoding murein L,D-transpeptidase YafK (product_source=COG3034; cog=COG3034), with the protein MTDGNMKKYIAQFPTQASFWKSLQLGYSAFEKNKNQANVSEVNGKYVVK; encoded by the coding sequence ATGACAGATGGAAATATGAAGAAATATATTGCTCAATTCCCTACACAGGCCAGTTTTTGGAAATCGTTGCAGCTAGGATATTCAGCGTTTGAGAAAAATAAAAACCAAGCTAATGTAAGTGAGGTAAATGGGAAATATGTTGTGAAGTAG